The following coding sequences lie in one Kribbella sp. NBC_00709 genomic window:
- a CDS encoding serine hydrolase domain-containing protein, with amino-acid sequence MELQDVVQQRIDELVETELGLQVAVYRHGELVVDAVTGDGVTPETLYYAASTGKGASATVANVLVDRGMLDYDQPIVDLWPEFGAHGKDKATLRHVLTHSVGLPALPPDATRQAFPELPDYLAAAEPWWEPGTKMTYHAETFGLLVGEIVRRATGRSISAVLRELITPLGIENDVFFALPADQRDRLMPIVEPDGAEETFAMLAGMFSKVMPPAMQPRAAALNRPEELAIEDASSGILTARGIAKLYAALIGEVDGVRLVRPEAVPVITGPALVAQDELLGNPATWALGLPIGRLGSTAEESPTTFGMPGMGGSVAWADTRSGVAFALTRTLFDPAGSPSAIEIGNLVAKTLC; translated from the coding sequence ATGGAGCTCCAGGACGTGGTGCAGCAGCGGATCGACGAGCTGGTCGAGACGGAGCTCGGGCTGCAGGTGGCGGTGTACCGGCACGGTGAGCTGGTGGTGGACGCGGTCACCGGCGACGGTGTGACGCCGGAGACCTTGTACTACGCGGCGTCGACCGGCAAAGGTGCGTCCGCGACCGTCGCGAACGTGCTGGTGGACCGCGGCATGCTCGACTACGACCAGCCCATCGTGGACCTCTGGCCCGAGTTCGGTGCGCACGGGAAGGACAAGGCGACGCTGCGGCACGTGCTGACGCACTCGGTCGGTCTGCCCGCGCTGCCGCCGGACGCGACCCGGCAGGCGTTCCCCGAGCTCCCCGACTACCTTGCCGCGGCGGAGCCCTGGTGGGAGCCGGGGACGAAGATGACGTACCACGCGGAGACGTTCGGCCTGCTGGTCGGCGAGATCGTCCGGCGCGCGACCGGCCGCTCGATCTCCGCCGTACTGCGGGAGCTCATCACCCCGCTCGGTATCGAGAACGACGTGTTCTTCGCGCTCCCCGCGGACCAGCGGGACCGGCTGATGCCGATCGTCGAACCGGACGGCGCCGAGGAGACCTTCGCGATGCTGGCCGGAATGTTCAGCAAGGTCATGCCGCCGGCGATGCAGCCGCGGGCCGCCGCACTCAACCGGCCGGAGGAGCTCGCGATCGAGGACGCGTCGAGCGGCATCCTCACCGCTCGTGGCATCGCCAAGCTGTACGCCGCATTGATCGGCGAGGTGGACGGCGTCCGGCTGGTGCGGCCCGAGGCGGTGCCAGTGATCACCGGGCCGGCGCTGGTCGCGCAGGACGAGTTGCTGGGCAATCCGGCGACCTGGGCGCTCGGCCTGCCGATCGGCAGGCTCGGGTCGACGGCGGAGGAGAGCCCGACCACGTTCGGGATGCCGGGCATGGGTGGCAGTGTCGCCTGGGCGGACACGCGCTCAGGCGTCGCGTTCGCGTTGACCAGAACGCTTTTCGATCCGGCCGGGTCTCCGTCCGCGATCGAGATCGGCAATCTGGTTGCGAAAACTCTTTGCTGA
- a CDS encoding TIGR03564 family F420-dependent LLM class oxidoreductase → MRIGLWIDEEGKTIDEIGAAAKAAEDNGIDRVWFSQRLGWDALTLIAGVAPYTSTIGYAVGVVPVYPRHPLALAAQALSVQALTGNRLTLGVGASHPHMVEGMLGIPMDRPAAYVREYVEALGPLLAGEPTDYVGERLTARGRLEIAGAEAPELILAALGPRMLKTAGELTAGTTTSWAGPEVIESFIRPTIDAAATAAGRPAPQVIAGVCVAVTDDPEAARNWIGSHYGAAGDMPSYRAVLDRGGKGGPEETAVLGDEETVAKELQRYADAGTTEFLVCPVGTGAEVERTIRFALDYA, encoded by the coding sequence ATGAGGATCGGACTGTGGATCGACGAAGAGGGCAAGACCATCGACGAGATCGGCGCCGCCGCGAAGGCCGCCGAGGACAACGGCATCGACCGGGTCTGGTTCAGCCAGCGACTCGGCTGGGACGCGTTGACGCTGATCGCGGGCGTCGCGCCGTACACCTCGACCATCGGGTACGCCGTCGGCGTCGTGCCGGTGTACCCGCGGCACCCGCTCGCACTCGCGGCGCAGGCGCTCAGCGTGCAGGCGCTGACCGGCAACCGGCTGACGCTCGGCGTCGGCGCGAGCCACCCCCACATGGTGGAAGGCATGCTCGGCATTCCGATGGACCGCCCGGCGGCCTACGTGCGCGAGTACGTCGAGGCGCTGGGCCCGCTGCTCGCCGGTGAACCGACCGACTACGTGGGCGAACGCCTGACCGCCCGCGGCCGGCTCGAGATCGCCGGGGCCGAGGCGCCTGAACTCATCCTGGCCGCGCTCGGTCCGCGGATGCTCAAGACCGCCGGCGAACTCACCGCCGGTACGACGACCAGCTGGGCCGGACCCGAGGTCATCGAGAGCTTCATCCGCCCGACGATCGACGCAGCGGCGACCGCGGCGGGCCGGCCCGCGCCGCAGGTGATCGCGGGCGTCTGCGTCGCGGTCACGGACGATCCGGAGGCGGCCCGGAACTGGATCGGGTCGCACTACGGCGCGGCCGGCGACATGCCGTCGTACCGCGCGGTGCTGGATCGCGGCGGCAAGGGCGGACCGGAGGAAACCGCTGTCCTCGGCGACGAGGAGACAGTGGCCAAGGAGCTCCAGCGGTACGCGGACGCCGGTACGACGGAGTTCCTGGTCTGCCCGGTCGGGACGGGCGCGGAGGTGGAGCGGACGATCAGGTTCGCGCTCGACTACGCGTAG
- a CDS encoding LysR family transcriptional regulator: MELRQLRYFVTVAEELHFGRAAERLNIVQPAVSQQVARLERELGLQLLDRSSRHVRLTGDGERMLREARAVLAAADRAGDVAAELASGRSGVLRIGMAPGLRDRLERGLAALRAQTPDLDVRLTSGSTSDYLAALRAGELDVAFVRGEVAAADLHVVELWRDPLSVLVPTAYQADDGVKLIDLAALPLRLPADPWLQEQMSAACRAAGFEPVIGRPVDDFEAAIVEMATGSPAWTVVYGTACESAEGALWMGPFAPALSAPGQLVVAGGQLDCADVLVAAFA, from the coding sequence ATGGAGCTGCGGCAGCTGCGGTACTTCGTCACGGTGGCCGAGGAACTGCACTTCGGCCGGGCCGCCGAGCGGCTGAACATCGTCCAGCCCGCGGTCAGCCAGCAGGTCGCCCGGCTCGAACGCGAGCTCGGCCTGCAGCTGCTCGATCGGTCGTCCCGGCACGTGCGGCTGACCGGCGACGGCGAACGGATGCTGCGCGAGGCACGCGCGGTCCTCGCCGCCGCGGACCGGGCCGGCGACGTCGCGGCCGAGCTCGCTTCCGGGCGCTCCGGCGTGCTCCGGATCGGCATGGCGCCCGGGCTCCGCGATCGGCTGGAGCGTGGTCTTGCCGCGCTGCGAGCGCAGACGCCGGACCTCGACGTGAGGCTGACGTCGGGCTCCACCAGCGACTATCTCGCCGCGTTGCGAGCCGGTGAGCTGGATGTCGCGTTCGTCCGCGGGGAGGTGGCCGCCGCCGACTTGCACGTCGTCGAGCTCTGGCGCGATCCACTCTCCGTCCTGGTGCCGACGGCGTACCAGGCCGACGACGGCGTCAAGCTGATCGACCTGGCCGCGTTGCCGCTGCGGCTCCCGGCCGATCCGTGGTTGCAGGAGCAGATGTCCGCGGCCTGCCGGGCGGCCGGGTTCGAGCCGGTGATCGGCCGGCCGGTGGACGATTTCGAGGCGGCGATCGTGGAGATGGCGACCGGATCGCCGGCCTGGACCGTGGTCTACGGCACCGCGTGTGAGTCCGCCGAAGGAGCGCTCTGGATGGGCCCGTTCGCG